Within Serratia odorifera, the genomic segment TGTGGTTCGTGTTTGCTGCCAACAGCGTTGAGCATCAGGCGCTGTTCCAGTCCGGCTGGTTCATTGAAGGGCTGTTGTCGCAAACGCTGGTGGTGCATATGCTGCGCACTCAGAAAATTCCGTTCATCCAGAGCACCGCAGCATTGCCGGTGCTGCTGATGACCGGATTGGTGATGGCGATCGGTATTTATATTCCCTTTTCGCCATTGGGCGCCTGGGTTGGCCTGCAGCCGCTGCCGTGGGAATACTTCCCATGGCTGGTCGCCACGCTGGTCAGCTACTGCGTTGTTGCGCAGTTGATGAAGCGTTTTTATATTCGCCGCTTCGGCGAATGGCTCTAACGGTGAGGGCCGCGAACGTTACCCGACGGCTACCATAATGCCTTGATCAACAGCCCGAGCATGATGGTCAGGGTAAATGAGAACAGCGTACCGAGCATTACGTACTCGGTACGCATTTTGTCATCACTTTGGCGTAAATCACCAAAGCGAAAGATTGATTTGGCCGCCAGTAAAAAACCGATGGCCGGTAGTTGGCCGATCAGCACAAAAGTCAGGATCAGCGTCCTTTCCAAATAACCGATCTGCTTGCCGGCGCGTAACAGTGAGTCGTCGTCTGCCTTGGCCGACGGTGGCATCTGTGGAGTCCAGCGTGCCAGAAACTGGCCAATCAGAATCCCCATCGGCATATAAATCAGCAAATAGGCCAATGCCAACAGCCCAATATGCCAACCGGTCACTGGCAGCGCCGCAATGGCGGTTAGCATGTAGGCATTTGGCGTGACAAACAGCCATAGCAATAGCAGCATCAACAGGTGCAGGCCCTGATCGAGCAGAAAACCGCCGACGTGCTGAAGCTGCCTCAATAGCGTGACCTTTATTAAATCAATCAAATAGTGGCTAATACTGATAAAAATCAGTGCCGCCAGCACCCCGACGGCCGTTATGCCGCCGTAGATCCCGCCAAAGGCGGCGACCACCCATGCTGCCACGGCGCCATGGATCAGCGCATGTAATACCAATAAGCGCGAACGGGCACGATGCCTGGCCTTGTCTTGCACCCAACTGAGCGGTTGCAGCGGAAAGTCGGCTATCACATGGCCCACCAACAACCACAGCAACAAAGGAGCGTAGGTGATTTCCATACTTAAATGATCCTGTTAATCGCCTCGACGAACCGTATGGTTTCTTCATAAGCCGCGCGTTTTAGCGTAGCAGAAACGGTGGACGCTGCTTTTTGCAGTTTTTTTGCTACCTGCGCATTGCTGTCGGCAAACATGCGTGCCTGCATGACGTGCGCTTCGGCCTGCGACAAACGGCTGAGGGTATGATCTAGCATCGGCAGCAGATCGTTGACAATGGCGTTGGCGCGCTGGTTGTCAATTTTCAGAGCCAGCTTGCAACTTTTTGTCATCTGGTCCATGGCGTTACCAGAATTAAGGAAGGCACTGCCATAACCCGCGCGCCTTGCGTTGCGGCTGCCGAGTCCGACGGCGATGCGCGCATCCCATTCGGCATTGCCGGCCTTTAGCGAGACACGCAGATAGACCGCCAACAGCAAGCCAT encodes:
- a CDS encoding DUF3307 domain-containing protein — protein: MEITYAPLLLWLLVGHVIADFPLQPLSWVQDKARHRARSRLLVLHALIHGAVAAWVVAAFGGIYGGITAVGVLAALIFISISHYLIDLIKVTLLRQLQHVGGFLLDQGLHLLMLLLLWLFVTPNAYMLTAIAALPVTGWHIGLLALAYLLIYMPMGILIGQFLARWTPQMPPSAKADDDSLLRAGKQIGYLERTLILTFVLIGQLPAIGFLLAAKSIFRFGDLRQSDDKMRTEYVMLGTLFSFTLTIMLGLLIKALW